The genome window GGCGAGGATCGTGGTCGCGGGTGACCTCAACGACTTCGGGTTCTCGCCGGTGGTGCGCACGCTGACCGCCGACGGCGCTTTGGTCGACGCGGCCGAGGGGCTGCCGCCCGCCGAGCGCTACAGCTACGTCTACGAAGGCAACTCGCAGGCGCTGGACCACATCCTGACCAGCCCGGCGGCCGGTGCCGCCGACTACGACGTCGTGCACGTCAACGCCGAGTTCGCCGACCAGGCCAGCGATCACGACCCGCAGATCGTGCGCCTCAAGGGCTGAGGTCGTCGCGGTACCGGCCGAAGGCCGTGTCCGGCCGGTACCGCGACGGTCACTGCTGCGGACGGGAAGCCTCGGCGGAACCGGGGAAGGACAGGTCCTGGAAGAAGGAGTCGGACTCCTGCCGCCGCAGCGACCCGAGCTCCTCCAGGAACCGCTGGGTGTTCTCGGCGTTGGCGACCGGGTCGGCACCGAGACCGGCCTTCCACTGCCAGTGCGCGTCGGTCAGGGCGATCTCGGTGCGGCGCAGGAGTATCCACGACTGGTCCCAGCGGTAGAAGGCGCGCAGGCCCGCCGACACCGCGACCGTGACACCGGCGATCGAGATGACCAGGTCCTGCCCGGGGAACTGCTGGGTCGTCAGGATCGGCAGCCCCGCACCGACCGCGATCACCAGGATTCCGCTGAACCGGTAGAAGCGCCGGTGCCAGCGGGCGCGCGCGTCGTAGAAGGCGCGCAGCCGCTGGGCGTAGATGTCGGCCGCGTGCTCCAGGCCGTGTTCGGCGACGTCGGGAAGGTGGTGGCGGAACGGCGGGCGGAACTTCATGGCCTGTGCTCCTCGCGCTGCTCGTCCGGGGTGAAGCCCGCGTAGAAGTAGTTGTCGGCGACCTGCAGCGCGCGCCCGGCCTCGGCCTGGGAATGCGCGGTGAACGCGATCAGCGGGCGGGTTCGCGTCCGCCACCGGTCGGCGAACCAGCACGGCAGCGCGGCCAGCTCGTAGCTGACGAAGTCGGGGCGGGTGAGCACGTTCGGGAGCATCGACCGGCCGATCCACCGCAGCGCAGGCGCGGCCGACGGCAGGGAACCGGAAGCCTGGCCGACGGGGTGGTCGGCGGTGAGCCGCCGCAGCCGGAGCACCGCGCGCGGGTCGAACGACTGCAACGCCACCGCACCGCGGTATCCGCGAAGGCTCGCGGCCACCACCCGTTCCAGGTCGGTGCCGCCGCGCACGCCCCATCTGCGCACGTCGACCACGACCGGAACCCGGCCACCGGCGACTTCCAGCACGTCGTCGAGGGTGGGGACCGGTTCGCCGCCGGAACCCGTCCGCAGCCGCCGGATGCGCGCGTGCGTGCTCTCGGCGACGAGGACGTCCTCGCCCGTCACCCGGCGCAGGTTCGCGTCGTGCGCCACGACGGCGACGCCGTCGGCGGTGAGCTGCACGTCGAACTCGAACGGCGTGCCGCGCTCGACGGCGGCGCGGAACGCCGCCAGGGAGTTCTCCGGAATGCCCGCGCTCTCGTCGTAGCGGCCCCGGTGGGCGATGGGCCGGTCGTGCAGCCATCCCGCGTCGTTCATGGCGCTCCATCGCCGGGCGGTGGTCGCGAGGAGTTCCCGCGCCGCGCAGCGGAGATCATGCTAGCGATCTGCGTGCGAGCTGTTTCACATTTCGCCGACCTCTCCCGGCCGTACTGGATGGCGTGCCCCGGCGTCGTGCAACCGGGTGATCCCCGATGATCGGCGCCCTGCGGCCGTCATCGCAGCTCACAGGCCATATCTCCTGGTCAGGAACCGCTCTGCTAGGCTTCCGCACGGAGGATTGGCCGAGCGGCCTAAGGCGCACGATTGGAAATCGTGTTGGGTTAACAGCCCTCACGGGTTCGAATCCCGTATCCTCCGCCAGCCCAGAGCCCCGGAGCGCGGAACCGCGCCCGGGGCTCTGTCGCGTTCAGGGCGGGTCCGCGGTCCGCGACGCTCTCGCATCGACGGGCGGCTGACGGCGTTTCGGCTGCTGCGGCACAGGTTCCCGGCTGGTGGAGCGCTTCGCCGGGGCCGGCAGGCGGGGCCTTCGTGAAGCCGCGGGGACGCCGGGTTACACTTAACGCGGACCTCGTGCGGCGTCCATCCTGTGAACTCCCCCAGGGCCGGAAGGCAGCAAGGGTAAGCGGGCTCTGGCGGGTGCACGGGGTCCCCTTACTTTTCTGGGCCGGACCGCCGGGCTCGTCCCTCGTCGGTGCTGTCGGAACCACCGCGTAGGGTCTCGACCGTGGCGCTCGCCCTTTACCGCAAGTACCGGCCGGCGACCTTCGCTGAGGTCGTCGGGCAGGAACACGTCACCGAACCGCTGCGGACGGCGCTGTCGTCCGGGCGCATCAACCACGCATACCTGTTCTCCGGCCCGCGCGGCTGTGGCAAGACCTCCAGCGCACGCATCCTCGCCCGCTCGCTGAACTGCGCGCAGGGCCCGACCGCCGACCCGTGCGGCGAGTGCGACTCGTGCGTGGCGCTCGCGCCGGAGGGCGGCGGCAGCGTCGACGTCGTCGAGCTGGACGCGGCCAGCCACGGCGGTGTGGACGACACCCGCGAGCTGCGCGACCGCGCGTTCTTCGCGCCGGCCCAGTCGCGGTACCGGATCTTCATCATCGACGAGGCCCACATGGTCACCACGCAGGGCTTCAACGCCCTGCTGAAGATCGTCGAGGAACCGCCGGAGCACCTGATCTTCGTCTTCGCCACGACGGAGCCGGACAAGGTGCTCACCACCATCAAGTCCCGGACGCACCACTACCCGTTCCGGCTGATGCCGCCGGGTGTCATGCGCGAGCTGCTGGAGCGGATCTGCGGCCAGGAGAGCGTGCGCGTCGAGCCCGCGGTGTACCCGCTGGTGCTGCGCGCGGGCGGCGGCTCGGCGCGCGACACCCTCAGCGTCCTGGACCAGCTGCTGGCCGGCGCGGGCGACGAGGGCGTCACCTACGAGCGCGCGGTCGCGCTGCTCGGGGTCACCGACGTCGCGCTGATCGACGACATGGTCGACGCGATGGCCGCCGCCGACGGCGCGGCGGTCTACGGCACCGTCGACCGGCTGGTGGAGGCCGGGCACGACCCGCGCCGCTTCGCCTCGGACCTGCTCGACCGGTTGCGCGATCTCGTGCTGCTGAACGCGGTGCCCGACGCCGACCAGCGCGGGCTCATCCAGGCGTCGGGCGACGAGCTGACCAAGATGCAGCAGCAGGCCGAGCAGCTCGGCGCGGCGACCCTGTCGCGCTTCGCCGAGATCGTGCACACCGGCCTGGCCGACATGCGGGGTGCCACCGCGCCCCGGTTGCTGCTCGAACTGCTCTGCGCCCGGATGATGCTGCCGACGGTGTCGGACTCCGAGGTGGCGCTGCTGCAACGGCTCGAGCGGGTCGAACGCCGGATGACGATAGCGCCGGAGGGCGGCGCGGCCGAGGCGCCCGCCGGCCAGCCCGCGGAGCAGGACGAGGGGGGCCGCCCGCGACGGGTCTTCCAACGGCCGCACGAGCGCGCGGCGCAAGCCGGGCCGGAGCAGTCCGCCCAGAGCGGCCAGGCGGCCCAAGCCGGCCAGGGGTCTCAGGCGGGCCAGGACTCCCCGGCCGGCCAGGGTGGGCAGCCTTCCCAGGCCGACCGGCAGGCGGGTTCGGGCGCGCAGCCAGGGGTTCCGGGCGGGCAGCCCGGCCCATCGGCCGCGGCCGGGCGGCAGGCCCCCGCCGGGCAACCGACGCCGGAGGCGTCGGCCCGGCCCGTCGGCGCGGAGGCGCCGGCTCCGGCAGAGCGAGGAACCAGCGGTCGTCGGGCACCGCGATGGCCTTGCCGTTGCGGACCGCGGAGAGGCTGCGCCACTGCTCGGAGGCCACCAGCTCGTTCAGGCGCTGCTGGGCGGAGTCGCCGTACGCGCCGGAGCAGCAGGCGGCGCAGGCCGGGGCGAGCGCGGGAGCGCACGCGGGGCGGGACACCGCCGACGTCCGGAGGCTGTGGACCGAGGTGCTGCGGGCGGTCGCCGAGCGCAACCGGCCGACGCAGGCGCTGCTGCTCAACGCCACCGTGCAGGACATCCAGAACGGCACGCTGGTGCTGTCGATGCCGACTTCGGGCCTGGTCAAGCAGTTCGCGCAGCAGCGCAGGCTGGACTTCGTCAAGGACGCGCTGCGCGCGGTCCTCGGCGGTGAGTGGGAGATCCGCTGCGTCGAGGCCGGGGCGGCGCCGCCGGCCCCGCCGAGCCGGCCCGCCCAGCCGCCCCGCCAGGCCCCGCAGCGCCAGGCCGAGGAGCGCCAGGCCGAGGAGGCCCCGCAGCGCAAGCCGTCCGCGGACTGGTCGGCGAACAAGCCCAACCCCCAGCAGGGGCAGAGCAAGCCGGAGAACCCGCAGGCGCAGCGCAACGCGCCGCAGGGCAGGCAGGGTGGCAACGGGCGCCGGGCGCAGGCCGACGACATCCCGCCACCGCCGGAGCCGCCGGACGAGGAGCCCCCGCCGGAGGACTACGTCCCGCCGTCGCGCCCCGCCCGCCAGGCCCCTCCGCCTCCTCCGCCGGTCGACGAGGAGGAGGACGAGGAGGCCATGATGGCCGACTCGACCCCGGCCGACGAGGCGATGGCCTCGCGGCCCGATCCGGAGGAAGCCGCCGTCGAGCTGTTCGCCAGCGAGCTGGGCGCCCGCCGCATCGACGACTGAGCCACGGCGAATCGGCGGGTTGAACGGCAGGCGTCTGGACGGCTGACGGCTGGAGCGCGACGACGGCCGAGCGGTCGGCGGCGCGATGGCCGTGGCCGCTGGGACGGACTCCACTACGCGGGCTGGAGCGCCGGGTAGTCGATGTAGCCCTCCATGCCTGACGTGTCGACCTGTGCGTGGAGCGCGACCGCCTGACGGCACTGATCGACGACCTCGTGGAGTCCCGCAGCGGCCTGGACGAGCTGATGGCCCCGGACGCGAGCCGACGCGGCAACCGCCTGACGGCGGTCGCGGCCGGCTACCGGCGGAGGTGGCGCAGCAGGAAGTCGAGCGCCCGCGGGTAGGCGTCGAGGCGGTTGACCCGTTTGGCCAGGCCGTGGCCCTCGTCGGCGTAGACCAGCAGCTCGCATTCGATGCCCTTGGCCCGCACGGCCTCCGCGAGCTGCTCGGCCTCCGACAGCGGGACCCGCGGGTCGTTGGCGCCGTGCAGCACGAACAGCGGCGCGGAGATCGCGTCCGCGCGGGTGAGGGGCGATGCCTCCCGCAGGAAGTCGGCGTCGTCGCGCAGCGATCCGTACTCGCGCTCGCGGTGCGCCCGCCGGTAGGCGGCGGTGTTCTCCAGGAACGTCAGCAGCGACGAGATCCCGACGATGTCCACGCCCGCCGCCCACCGCGACGGCTGGAACGCCAGCCCCGCCAGCACCATGTACCCGCCGTAGGAGCCGCCCCACAGCGCCGCCCGGGACGGGTCGAGCCCGAGCGAGGGCAGCCAGTCGTGCAGGGCCGCGAGGTCGTCCACAGCGGACAGCCGCCTGCGCACGTCGTCGGCGGAGTACCAGCGCTTGCCGTAGCCGGTGGAGCCGCGCACGTTGGGCACCAGCACCGTGTGGCCCTGGCCGACCAGTGCTTGCACGATCGGGTTGAACGCCTGCACGGACTGGGCTTCCGGCCCGCCGTGGACGACCAGGACCGACGATCCCGCGACGTCCGGCGGCGGGTTCTCCGGCGCGTAGACGAAGCAGGGCACCTGCTCCCCGTCGGGCGTCGGCACCCGGTGCGCGGTCGGCGGAACCGGACGCGCGGAACCGAGCTGCGCGCCCGAGTCGGTCAGGGCGCGGACCTCGCCATCGGAGTCCAGTAGCAGCGCGTCGCCGGGGGTCGCGGTGGAGCTGAACGACAGCGCCGCGAAGCGGGAGTTCGGCGACCAGACCGGCGCGGGCAGCGGGTAGGTGCACCAGCCGTCGTCGGGTAACCGGACGTCCCGGCGCAGGGCGCCGGTCGTGGCGTCGTGCAGCGCGAGCCGGGCGGCGCCCTCGACGTTGGCCTGCACCAGCAGCGTCGAGCCGTCCGGAGCGAGCCAGCCGGTGAGGTCGTGCTCGTCGGAGGTCACCAGCCAGCGCCGTTCGCCGGTCCGCGGGTCGATGCGGGCCACGCCGGTCCGGTCGCGGTCGAGGTTGGTGGTGACGACGAGCGCGGAGGCGTCGGGCAGCCAGCGGACTCCGGTGTGCCGGGCGTGCGCGCCCGCGTCGGTGAGCTCGGTGACCTCCTCGTCGGCGGTCACCGGCATGGTGTCGACGAGGATGATCTGTTCCGACAGCGGCTTCTCGGCGGGCACGGTCACCGCGAGGTAGCGGCCGTCCGGGGAGGACGCCGCCTCCAGCACCATCCCGCCCCGGTCGTAGACCACCTCCTCCACGCCGGAGGTGGCGTTGCGGACCACGACGTCGAAGTCCACGCCGTTTCGGCGGTTGGTCGCGTAGACGACCCGGCCGGGCAGCACGTCGAGCAGCCGGTGCACGTAGCGGGAGTCGTGGACCAGCGGCCGCAGGTCGCGCATGGTCGCGGGCCCGGTCCGGGGCGCGTCCAGGGTGAGCAGGGAGAGCTGGCTGCGCTCGTTGCCGTCGGTGTCGTGCTGCACGACCACCGCGCGCTCGCCCGGCAGGTAGCGGCCGCTGACCGCCCCGGGCAGCGCGGTGAGGGCGCTGACCTCGCCGCCTGCGATCTCGGCGAGCTGCACCGAGCCCGACTCGTCGGATCCGGCCAGCACGCGGCCGCCGTCGTCGACGTCGAAGGACCGCCGGCTCGTGCACTCCAGCAACCGCAGGATGTCCAGCCTCATGCCGCCACCATTTCACGGTGGCCGCGGCGGTCCCAGCGGCCGTGCGGGGCCTTCCACGCCCCGCTCCCGGTCGGCGCGGACACGTCTAGGCTGGGTGGGGTACACAGCGGCGATGAGGAGGACCAGCGGTGCAACCAGGTGGCCAGCCGAACATGCAGCAGATCATGGAACAGGCGCAGAAGATGCAGCAGCAGCTGATGACCGCGCAGCAGGAGCTCGCCGAGGCCGAGGTCAGCGGCAGCGCGGGCGGTGGCCTGGTGACCGCGGTGGTCAGCGGTTCCGGTGAGCTCAAGTCGGTCGCGATCGACCCGAAGGCGGTCGACCCCGACGACACCGACACCCTGTCCGACCTGGTGGTGGCAGCGGTGCGCGACGCCAACCGGGCCGCCCAGGAACTGCAGCAGGAGAAGATGGGCCCGGTGACCGGCGCGCTCGGCGGCGGGCAGGGGCTGGGCGGGCTCGGCCTGCCGGGACTGTGAGCGGCACGTGTACGAGGGTCCCGTCCAGGACTTGATCGACGAGCTCGGCAGGCTGCCGGGCATCGGTCCCAAGAGCGCGCAGCGGATCGCCTTCCACCTCCTCGCGGCCGAGCCCGCGGACGTCACCCGGCTGCAGGAGGTCCTGCAGAAGGTGAAGGAGGGCGTGGTCTTCTGCGACATCTGCGGCAACGTCTCCGAGGAGCCGACGTGCCGCATCTGCCGGGACGCCCGGCGCGACCCGGCGGTGGTCTGCGTCGTGGAGGAGCCCAAGGACGTGCTGGCGGTGGAGCGGACCAGGGAGTTCCGCGGCCGCTACCACGTGCTCGGCGGCGCGCTCGACCCGCTCTCCGGGGTGGGACCCGACCAGCTCCGGGTGCGCGAGCTGCTGACCAGGATCGGCCGTGACGAGATCACGGAGGTGATCATCGCGACCGACCCCAACACCGAGGGCGAGGCCACGGCCACCTACCTGGTCCGCATGCTCCGCGACTTCCCGGGCCTCAACGTCACCCGCCTTGCCTCCGGCCTCCCCATGGGCGGCGACCTGGAGTTCGCCGACGAACTGACGCTCGGCCGGGCCCTGTCCGGGCGTCGGGCCATTTGAGGCGCCAGATGGTGCCTCAAATGGCGCTCCGCGCCATTCGGCCGAAGGCCGAATGCGGAATTCCGGTGGCGAATGGCGTGGTGGGGCGGCGGTCGCTGGAGCGATCGCACCCGCCGGTGGCGAAAGCGTGATGAGGACGGCCCGTTCCAAGACGGCTGAATGGCCGGTGACGGGCCGTCCTTTTGGAGTGTTCTGGCCTGATGCATCAGCCCGCACATCCTGACTCTGAAAAGAGCTTGCGGCCTTCGGCCGGACGGCGCGGGGCGCCATCGGAAGCTCCAGATGGAGCTTCCGACACCGCCGCCCGGATACGTGCCGCCGCGCCGCGTCTCGGCGCGGTGCGGGTGGTTGCCGTCGACGGCCCCTCCGGCTCCGGCAAGTCGGTGTTCGCCCGCGGCCTGGTGGCCGCGCTGCGCGCGGACGGCCTTCGCACCGCGTTGGTGCCGACCGACGACTTCGCCACCTGGGACGAGCCGGTCGGGTGGTGGCCGCGCCTGGCCGAGGGCGTCCTCGAGCCGTTGAGGCGCGGCGAGCCCGGTCGCTACCGGCGCACCGAGTGGCCCGGCGGGAACCCGGTCCTCGGTGCGTGGGTCGATGTCGAGGTGCCCGACGTGCTGGTGATCGAGGGGGTTTCGTCCGCCCGGCGGGCGGTGGCCGACCGGCTGTCGCTCGCCGTCTGGGTCGAGGTCGGCGATCCCGCGGTGCGATTGGAGCGCGCGGTCGCTCGCGACGGCGAGTGGAGTCGTCCGCACCTGCTCCGTTGGCAGGAGTTCGAGCGCCGCTGGTTCGCCGAGGACGGTGCGAAGCACCGCGCCGACATCCGCCGTTAACGATCTTCGCCGTTGTCCCGCCAACGCCGCTGAGCGCCGAAAACGTTGACAACACTGGGAAAAACGGCGATCTGCTTAGGTCACCCTAAGTAGCTGGATCGTAACCTCAAGACCTCCCGGTGCGCGAAATGCCAGGTTAGTCTCACGTCACTCTGAGACCTGAGACACACCGAGGTGCTTTGATGAGTAAAGCTCCGTCGACGCCGCACCGGACATTGCGGCGGCGCGTCGCGACCGCGGGGATCGCCTGCACCATGGCGGTCACGCTCGCGGCCTGCGCCACTTCGCAGCGAGGCGAGAACGCCGGCGGCGAGGGCGGCACCCTGACCTTCGGTGCTGCGGGCGCCCCGGACCTGTTCGACCCCTTCTACGCATCCGACGGCGAGACCTTCCGCGTCACCCGGCAGATCATGGAGGGCCTGGTCGGCTTCAAGCCGGGCACCGCCGAGGTCGAACCGGAGCTCGCCAAGAGCTGGGAGTCCACACCGGACGGCAAGACGTGGACGTTCAAGCTCAATGAGGGCGTGAAGTTCCACGACGGCACCGACTTCAACGCCGAGGCCGTCTGCAAGAACTTCGAGCGCTGGTACCACCAGACCGGCGCGGGCCAGAACCAGGCGCTCTCCTACTACTGGATCGAGAACTTCGGTGGGTTCGCCGACGGCCAGACGCCGTCGCTGTACTCCTCCTGCGAGTCGCCGGACCCGGCGACCGCGGTGGTCCACCTGACCCGCGCGACGTCGAAGTTCCCCGACCTGCTCGGTCTTCCGTCGTTCAGCATGCAG of Saccharopolyspora erythraea contains these proteins:
- a CDS encoding DUF4231 domain-containing protein; translation: MKFRPPFRHHLPDVAEHGLEHAADIYAQRLRAFYDARARWHRRFYRFSGILVIAVGAGLPILTTQQFPGQDLVISIAGVTVAVSAGLRAFYRWDQSWILLRRTEIALTDAHWQWKAGLGADPVANAENTQRFLEELGSLRRQESDSFFQDLSFPGSAEASRPQQ
- a CDS encoding glycerophosphodiester phosphodiesterase, whose amino-acid sequence is MNDAGWLHDRPIAHRGRYDESAGIPENSLAAFRAAVERGTPFEFDVQLTADGVAVVAHDANLRRVTGEDVLVAESTHARIRRLRTGSGGEPVPTLDDVLEVAGGRVPVVVDVRRWGVRGGTDLERVVAASLRGYRGAVALQSFDPRAVLRLRRLTADHPVGQASGSLPSAAPALRWIGRSMLPNVLTRPDFVSYELAALPCWFADRWRTRTRPLIAFTAHSQAEAGRALQVADNYFYAGFTPDEQREEHRP
- a CDS encoding DNA polymerase III subunit gamma and tau, coding for MALALYRKYRPATFAEVVGQEHVTEPLRTALSSGRINHAYLFSGPRGCGKTSSARILARSLNCAQGPTADPCGECDSCVALAPEGGGSVDVVELDAASHGGVDDTRELRDRAFFAPAQSRYRIFIIDEAHMVTTQGFNALLKIVEEPPEHLIFVFATTEPDKVLTTIKSRTHHYPFRLMPPGVMRELLERICGQESVRVEPAVYPLVLRAGGGSARDTLSVLDQLLAGAGDEGVTYERAVALLGVTDVALIDDMVDAMAAADGAAVYGTVDRLVEAGHDPRRFASDLLDRLRDLVLLNAVPDADQRGLIQASGDELTKMQQQAEQLGAATLSRFAEIVHTGLADMRGATAPRLLLELLCARMMLPTVSDSEVALLQRLERVERRMTIAPEGGAAEAPAGQPAEQDEGGRPRRVFQRPHERAAQAGPEQSAQSGQAAQAGQGSQAGQDSPAGQGGQPSQADRQAGSGAQPGVPGGQPGPSAAAGRQAPAGQPTPEASARPVGAEAPAPAERGTSGRRAPRWPCRCGPRRGCATARRPPARSGAAGRSRRTRRSSRRRRPGRARERTRGGTPPTSGGCGPRCCGRSPSATGRRRRCCSTPPCRTSRTARWCCRCRLRAWSSSSRSSAGWTSSRTRCARSSAVSGRSAASRPGRRRRPRRAGPPSRPARPRSARPRSARPRRPRSASRPRTGRRTSPTPSRGRASRRTRRRSATRRRAGRVATGAGRRPTTSRHRRSRRTRSPRRRTTSRRRAPPARPLRLLRRSTRRRTRRP
- a CDS encoding S9 family peptidase — its product is MRLDILRLLECTSRRSFDVDDGGRVLAGSDESGSVQLAEIAGGEVSALTALPGAVSGRYLPGERAVVVQHDTDGNERSQLSLLTLDAPRTGPATMRDLRPLVHDSRYVHRLLDVLPGRVVYATNRRNGVDFDVVVRNATSGVEEVVYDRGGMVLEAASSPDGRYLAVTVPAEKPLSEQIILVDTMPVTADEEVTELTDAGAHARHTGVRWLPDASALVVTTNLDRDRTGVARIDPRTGERRWLVTSDEHDLTGWLAPDGSTLLVQANVEGAARLALHDATTGALRRDVRLPDDGWCTYPLPAPVWSPNSRFAALSFSSTATPGDALLLDSDGEVRALTDSGAQLGSARPVPPTAHRVPTPDGEQVPCFVYAPENPPPDVAGSSVLVVHGGPEAQSVQAFNPIVQALVGQGHTVLVPNVRGSTGYGKRWYSADDVRRRLSAVDDLAALHDWLPSLGLDPSRAALWGGSYGGYMVLAGLAFQPSRWAAGVDIVGISSLLTFLENTAAYRRAHREREYGSLRDDADFLREASPLTRADAISAPLFVLHGANDPRVPLSEAEQLAEAVRAKGIECELLVYADEGHGLAKRVNRLDAYPRALDFLLRHLRR
- a CDS encoding YbaB/EbfC family nucleoid-associated protein, translated to MQQIMEQAQKMQQQLMTAQQELAEAEVSGSAGGGLVTAVVSGSGELKSVAIDPKAVDPDDTDTLSDLVVAAVRDANRAAQELQQEKMGPVTGALGGGQGLGGLGLPGL
- the recR gene encoding recombination mediator RecR, which translates into the protein MYEGPVQDLIDELGRLPGIGPKSAQRIAFHLLAAEPADVTRLQEVLQKVKEGVVFCDICGNVSEEPTCRICRDARRDPAVVCVVEEPKDVLAVERTREFRGRYHVLGGALDPLSGVGPDQLRVRELLTRIGRDEITEVIIATDPNTEGEATATYLVRMLRDFPGLNVTRLASGLPMGGDLEFADELTLGRALSGRRAI
- a CDS encoding uridine kinase family protein, coding for MRVVAVDGPSGSGKSVFARGLVAALRADGLRTALVPTDDFATWDEPVGWWPRLAEGVLEPLRRGEPGRYRRTEWPGGNPVLGAWVDVEVPDVLVIEGVSSARRAVADRLSLAVWVEVGDPAVRLERAVARDGEWSRPHLLRWQEFERRWFAEDGAKHRADIRR